CGTGCTCGTCGTGCCCATCGCCTTCATGCTGGGCTCGGGCGTCGAGGTGCTGGTGATCGCCGCGATCGCGATCGGCATCGGCATGCTCGGCATCCCCTACGGCCCCCTCGGCACGATGCTGTCCGAGCTGTTCCCTGCCCGCTACCGCTATTCGGGCGTCGCCGTCTCGTACAACATCGGCGGCATGATCGGTGGCTTCGTGCCCTCGATCGCCGGGGCCTTCGCCCTTGTCGTCGGCAGTGCTGTCGTCGTCATCCCGGTGCTGCTCGGCATCATCATGCTGCTGTGCGTGATCGGCGGTTTCATCGCCGGCCACGTGCTCTCGCGCCAGCAGGAGACGATCGAAGCCTGACGCCCCGTGCTGCTGCACCGCCGCGACGGCGGTGCAGCAGCCTCGGCATCCGCAGCGCGTCGATACGATGGATCGCCGCATCGAGAAGGAGAGCCCCATGACGGTCAGCTCGGCGGTGCGCGATGCGTGGTCGGGCGCGGCGAGCGCGGTCGGCGATCTGAAGAGCGATCGGGTGCGTGCCGTGCTCGAGCAGCAGATCCTGAGCGGCGAGCTCGCCACGGGCACCCTGCTGCCGCCCGAGCCCGAGCTCAGCGAGGCGCTGGGCGTCAGTCGCACGGTGCTGCGCGACGCCGTGCGCGCGCTCGTCGCCCGCGGGCTGCTGACCGTGCGGCAGGGGAGGGGCACCATCGTCGCCGAGCCCAGCGACGCCGCCCTGGCCAGCGCCATGGTCGCGCTGCTGGCGCGCTCGACGGTCACGGTCGGTGATGTGATGGATGCGCGCATCACGATCGAGACGATGCTCGCGCGGCTCGCGGCCGAGTCGGGCACGCAGGACGACTGGGATGCGCTGGCCGCCCACGAGCAGGCGCTCATGGGCGCGATCAGGGCAGGGGACGACGTCGCGGCGCACCAGGCGCACGCGGCGTTCCACGCCGGCATCCTGCACGCGACGCACCAGCCGGCGCTCGCCCTGATGCTGCACCCGATGAACAAGGTCGCGCTGCTCACGGGCGCAGCGTCGGTGCGCCGCGGCGCGATGGAGGACTGGGATCTCGAGGCGCACCGG
The window above is part of the Agrococcus sp. ARC_14 genome. Proteins encoded here:
- a CDS encoding FCD domain-containing protein translates to MTVSSAVRDAWSGAASAVGDLKSDRVRAVLEQQILSGELATGTLLPPEPELSEALGVSRTVLRDAVRALVARGLLTVRQGRGTIVAEPSDAALASAMVALLARSTVTVGDVMDARITIETMLARLAAESGTQDDWDALAAHEQALMGAIRAGDDVAAHQAHAAFHAGILHATHQPALALMLHPMNKVALLTGAASVRRGAMEDWDLEAHRAILDALRLGDADAAAEAMRRHFADLAKSPLYLELLGRPFAEAYFSAP